A section of the Engystomops pustulosus chromosome 3, aEngPut4.maternal, whole genome shotgun sequence genome encodes:
- the SERINC1 gene encoding serine incorporator 1, translating into MGGVLGLCSAASWIPCLCGSAPCLLCRCCPSGNNSTVTRLIYAFFLLLGVGVACVMLIPGMEEHLKKIPGFCEGGMGSSIPGVSGHVNCDVLVGYKAVYRVCFGMAMFFLLFSLLMIKVKSSQDPRAAVHNGFWFFKFAAAIGITVGAFFIPEGPFTTVWFYVGMGGAFCFILIQLVLLIDFAHSWNESWVEKMEEGNSRCWYAALLSATGINYALSLVAIVLFYVYYTHPDGCSENKAFISVNLLLCIGASIMSVLPKIQESQPRSGLLQSSVITIYTMYLTWSAMTNEPDRKCNPSLLSIIGYNSTTTPGQVQVVQWWDAQGIVGLVLFLLCVLYSSIRTSTNSQVNKLTLTSDESTLIEDGSRSDGSLGDSDDVNRAIDNERDGVTYSYSFFHFMLFLASLYIMMTLTNWYSPDSSYETMTSKWPSVWVKISSSWVCIVLYVWTLVAPLVLTNRDFD; encoded by the exons ATCCCTTGCCTATGTGGCAGTGCACCATGtctcctgtgtcgctgctgcccaAGTGGGAACAACTCCACAGTCACCCGACTCATCTACGCCTTCTTCTTACTTCTTGGGGTTGGAGTTGCTTGCGTGATGTTGATTCCAGGGATGGAGGAGCATCTCAAAAAG ATTCCTGGCTTCTGTGAGGGAGGCATGGGGTCTTCAATTCCAGGAGTGAGTGGACATGTGAACTGTGACGTGCTGGTCGGATACAAAGCCGTGTATCGTGTGTGCTTTGGAATGGCCATGTTCTTCCTTCTCTTCTCCCTTCTTATGATTAAAGTGAAGAGTAGCCAGGATCCACGTGCTGCAGTGCATAATGG CTTTTGGTTCTTTAAGTTTGCAGCAGCCATTGGAATTACTGTTGGTGCATTTTTCATCCCTGAAGGACCTTTCACAACAG TGTGGTTCTACGTTGGCATGGGCGGTGCATTCTGCTTCATACTCATCCAGCTGGTTTTGTTGATTGATTTTGCTCATTCTTGGAATGAATCCTGGGTTGAAAAGATGGAGGAAGGAAATTCTCGTTGCTGGTATGCAG CTCTGCTGTCCGCTACTGGTATTAACTATGCCCTGTCACTGGTAGCAATTGTGCTTTTCTACGTCTACTACACTCATCCCGACGGATGCTCTGAGAATAAAGCTTTCATCAGTGTGAATTTGCTTCTGTGCATTGGAGCTTCTATCATGTCTGTTCTACCCAAAATCCAG GAGTCTCAGCCCAGGTCTGGCTTGCTGCAGTCTTCTGTGATCACTATTTACACCATGTATCTGACTTGGTCTGCCATGACCAATGAGCCTG ATAGGAAATGCAATCCCAGCCTGCTCAGCATCATTGGGTACAATTCCACCACCACCCCAGGACAGGTTCAGGTCGTGCAGTGGTGGGATGCTCAAGGAATAGTTGGACTTGTCCTCTTCTTGCTCTGCGTCTTATACTCCAG TATTCGGACATCAACTAACAGCCAAGTGAACAAGCTGACTCTGACTAGTGATGAATCTACTCTGATAGAAGACGGGAGCAGAAGTGATGGCTCCCTGGGTGATTCTGATGATGTGAACCGAGCCATTGACAATGAGCGGGATGGCGTTACCTACAGCTACTCCTTCTTTCACTTCATGCTTTTCCtggcctctctgtacataatgatGACCCTCACCAACTGGTACAG cccTGACTCTTCTTACGAGACAATGACTAGCAAATGGCCCTCTGTTTGGGTGAAAATTTCATCAAGCTGGGTGTGCATTGTTCTGTATGTTTGGACACTGGTTGCTCCATTAGTGCTAACCAATCGTGACTTTGACTAG